A window from Chryseobacterium vaccae encodes these proteins:
- a CDS encoding BamA/TamA family outer membrane protein: MTRSIITLILFLCGFFFLNAQEKKDSLYYKIEEFSDKRKVTKFIHRFIFRREADSSSVKSRTEKLLQETYNKRYIRNVRIETIDPFGYGSQNHKEKLKWYDWVADKLHSATKASTVNNYLLFKKGEEYNAQKLYESERLLRTMPFINRVNISVSDSTSGKDSIDVVVKILDSWSLKPSLSYSGSKIGLGIREENVLGLGHTLDFLYRNDSKEKQNYLLGSYTTYNLFGTYINAQILGERDFLKNERINFNMRRDFFSPLTKWAGGFTFEYFMRNVSLPTETDTTFPEGQIKVYSQDLWGGYQIPVSSDPGEKVASNIAIIGRFQNYQYKDSPEIDQYRYFSSYNSFLMSVGLISRKFSVQKNIFQYDLPEDIAYGKSVSFIAGGLSRNREVKPYVGVSASYGNFTKLGYFTLKAQFGRFLNEDSQNRESFRLDGTYFTHLQDWKFAKVRHFFSPTLALGNPQHNYSYKDRINLSSSDEFPVYNPDYIGTKKMVLRYQLQMFINKTWKNFHFSPYLTMAAGWLGMPDEKLLKTRTNTKIGVGVLINNPFLVFNRIQISFTYYPHVPFDDHSVSDFNSNRNNLLPMNSFATEVPHFVNFGN, translated from the coding sequence TATTTTTATGTGGTTTTTTCTTTTTAAATGCGCAGGAGAAAAAAGATTCGCTTTATTATAAAATAGAGGAATTTTCGGATAAAAGAAAAGTCACCAAATTCATTCACCGTTTCATATTCCGCAGGGAGGCAGATTCATCCTCTGTTAAATCCAGAACCGAAAAACTCCTGCAGGAGACCTATAACAAAAGATACATCAGAAATGTCCGTATTGAAACTATTGACCCTTTTGGATATGGCTCTCAAAACCATAAAGAAAAATTAAAATGGTACGACTGGGTAGCAGACAAACTTCATTCCGCTACAAAAGCATCTACTGTTAATAATTATCTTCTTTTTAAGAAAGGGGAAGAATATAATGCCCAGAAACTCTATGAATCCGAACGTTTGCTGAGAACAATGCCTTTTATAAACAGGGTTAACATCAGTGTTTCCGACAGTACTTCCGGCAAAGATTCTATTGATGTTGTTGTAAAAATTCTCGATTCCTGGAGTCTGAAACCGAGCCTAAGCTATTCTGGAAGTAAGATTGGCCTGGGAATTAGAGAGGAAAATGTATTGGGTTTAGGTCACACGCTTGATTTTCTTTACAGAAACGATTCCAAAGAAAAACAAAATTATCTTTTGGGAAGTTACACCACTTATAATCTTTTTGGAACTTACATTAATGCCCAAATTCTGGGTGAACGGGATTTTCTCAAGAATGAAAGAATCAATTTCAATATGAGGAGAGATTTTTTTTCACCCCTCACAAAATGGGCAGGTGGCTTTACTTTTGAATATTTTATGCGAAATGTTTCACTTCCTACAGAAACCGATACTACTTTTCCGGAAGGTCAGATCAAGGTATACAGTCAGGATTTATGGGGCGGTTATCAGATACCGGTTTCCTCTGATCCGGGTGAAAAAGTAGCCAGCAATATTGCTATTATAGGAAGATTCCAGAATTATCAGTATAAAGACAGTCCGGAAATAGATCAGTATAGATATTTCAGCTCTTATAACAGTTTTTTGATGTCCGTTGGGCTTATTAGCAGAAAATTTTCCGTGCAGAAGAATATTTTTCAATATGACCTTCCGGAGGATATTGCTTATGGGAAATCGGTGAGTTTTATTGCAGGCGGTTTATCAAGAAACAGGGAGGTAAAGCCGTATGTGGGAGTTTCCGCATCTTACGGTAATTTTACAAAACTGGGGTATTTTACTCTGAAAGCTCAGTTTGGAAGATTCCTTAATGAGGACAGCCAAAACCGTGAATCTTTCCGTTTAGACGGGACTTATTTCACCCATCTTCAGGACTGGAAATTTGCCAAAGTAAGACATTTTTTTTCTCCTACTTTAGCATTAGGAAATCCTCAACATAATTATTCTTATAAAGACAGAATCAATCTTTCCTCTTCCGATGAGTTTCCTGTCTACAATCCGGATTATATAGGAACTAAAAAAATGGTTTTAAGATATCAGCTTCAGATGTTTATTAATAAAACCTGGAAGAATTTCCATTTCAGTCCTTATTTAACGATGGCAGCCGGCTGGCTGGGAATGCCTGATGAAAAACTTCTGAAAACCCGTACCAATACAAAAATAGGAGTTGGTGTTTTAATTAATAATCCGTTTTTGGTCTTCAACAGAATCCAGATCTCTTTCACCTATTATCCTCATGTGCCGTTTGATGATCATTCAGTTTCTGATTTTAACAGCAACCGGAATAATCTTCTGCCTATGAACAGTTTTGCCACGGAAGTTCCTCATTTTGTTAATTTCGGAAATTGA
- a CDS encoding T9SS type A sorting domain-containing protein, translating to MSQIVFFGNRQKTAVLSLIAFLFGLSVMNAQCSLTGWKKFSQGETFSVALKEDGTLWMWGQNINGILGNGSGAATIVKVPTQIGTANDWTDISVGRWFVLAKKSDNKLYGWGDNQYGNLGIGNNTAQYSPVMISENVKSFSAGYHHTMIVKTDGTMWGTGYNEWGNLGAGTTLGYYNVWQQETSLATNWDKASAGYYNSFGIKTDGTLWSAGANVQGQTGTGVTSGAAVNFAQIGTDNNWKDVSCGVYHVLGLKTTGKLFGWGSSANGRLGIAGAGSQFFYTPQAIEAASDYKQIATSWDASAIMKSDNGIYAFGVNHNGITGGTAGDTFNLAPQQVGTDTNWKTLALRVGGYHFGAVKEDTTVWAWGADNLFQLGNSDGVTADKNFPTQVSCSEFLAVNEIKTNESKISLYPNPAKDKVFIKHQKKLNQIKVYNTNGALVKSISDFDNGSAINISDLPAGVYLVQVNNETQSFKLIKK from the coding sequence ATGTCACAAATTGTATTTTTCGGAAACAGGCAGAAAACCGCAGTACTCAGTCTTATTGCGTTTTTGTTCGGCTTAAGTGTTATGAATGCCCAGTGCTCTTTAACTGGATGGAAAAAATTCTCACAGGGAGAAACCTTTAGTGTTGCTTTAAAAGAAGATGGAACACTTTGGATGTGGGGACAGAATATTAATGGTATTCTTGGAAATGGTTCTGGTGCAGCAACTATTGTGAAGGTTCCTACACAAATAGGAACGGCTAATGATTGGACAGATATCTCTGTAGGACGTTGGTTTGTTTTAGCAAAAAAATCTGATAACAAGCTTTACGGATGGGGAGACAATCAATATGGCAATTTAGGAATCGGCAATAATACAGCACAGTATTCCCCTGTCATGATCTCTGAAAATGTTAAATCTTTTTCTGCGGGGTATCACCATACCATGATTGTAAAAACAGATGGTACGATGTGGGGAACAGGTTATAATGAATGGGGAAATCTTGGTGCAGGAACAACCCTCGGATATTATAATGTTTGGCAACAGGAAACCTCACTTGCTACGAATTGGGACAAAGCTTCAGCAGGATACTATAACTCATTCGGAATTAAAACAGATGGAACACTTTGGTCAGCTGGTGCCAATGTACAAGGGCAGACAGGTACCGGAGTAACTTCCGGAGCAGCTGTTAATTTTGCGCAGATAGGAACTGATAACAACTGGAAAGATGTTTCTTGCGGGGTTTATCATGTCTTAGGTCTTAAAACAACAGGGAAATTGTTCGGATGGGGATCCAGTGCTAATGGAAGACTAGGAATAGCAGGTGCAGGTTCACAGTTTTTCTATACACCACAGGCTATTGAAGCTGCTTCTGACTATAAGCAGATCGCTACTTCATGGGATGCTTCAGCGATTATGAAAAGTGATAATGGGATTTATGCATTTGGAGTTAATCATAATGGGATTACCGGAGGAACTGCTGGTGACACCTTTAATCTGGCACCTCAACAGGTAGGAACGGATACCAACTGGAAAACATTAGCACTGCGTGTTGGTGGTTATCATTTTGGAGCTGTTAAAGAAGATACTACTGTGTGGGCCTGGGGGGCAGATAATCTGTTTCAATTGGGTAACAGTGATGGAGTAACGGCAGATAAAAATTTCCCTACTCAGGTAAGCTGTTCTGAGTTTCTTGCGGTTAATGAAATAAAAACCAATGAAAGCAAAATTAGCTTATATCCCAACCCTGCAAAAGATAAAGTATTTATCAAACATCAGAAAAAATTGAATCAAATCAAGGTGTATAATACAAATGGGGCATTAGTGAAATCTATCTCAGATTTTGATAATGGCTCAGCAATTAATATCTCTGACTTGCCGGCTGGTGTTTATCTTGTACAGGTAAACAACGAAACTCAAAGTTTCAAATTAATAAAGAAATAA
- a CDS encoding tetratricopeptide repeat protein, whose product MHKIYLSPVTIIISFTALFYLFCSCNTSGQDGNDYLYKFNDEVSAVKNQPEKVKALEKRELEKYRKSGNRLYLISSKYSHLFINFGIFPNAGEIPYIYELMCLNDDQYAYITIVCNFNLAYQFENISPEQSMQFLNKAIEADEKTGKMLLLPHLYHLKGKLYFNEKNYSKALIYFNKAMEGYIRRGRKDDTVYVASMYNNISMVYQKVNNIELGIKNAQKGIDILRKKKNLNQEEEYYIHYFSGNLATYFIEQQDYLKAEKLLAAELEFCKDREVYYKDAIASSRRLIDIYTITGEKQKHNAVINFLINLEPKIKSIHYKIATNEILQSYYLKMDDLQNLKMVSKRMESLQREQNSISEKKLHKVSDALYQYVLKKIYEEYDHKMDDNKKRNWFLLVLALFIVLFLIWLIWYTKKKNKTEKELLEQQKLLLEDNKKLLEKDVQLQKEKNKNLHLSLNLKIETEKALLENLKKIRRTKKTDVEESLKELQFKINNLIQIDNKNYDFMNESSLENKLFTEKLSHQFPCLTEQELNLCVYFKLNLSSKEVSLLEGITSGSVRVYKTKIKSKIGLGKEQKLDDFLNTI is encoded by the coding sequence ATGCATAAAATTTACTTATCTCCGGTTACAATTATTATATCGTTTACAGCATTATTTTACCTGTTCTGCTCCTGTAATACATCCGGACAAGATGGCAATGATTATCTTTATAAGTTCAATGATGAGGTTTCTGCTGTTAAAAATCAGCCTGAAAAAGTAAAAGCATTAGAAAAAAGAGAGTTGGAGAAATACAGAAAAAGCGGTAACCGCCTTTATCTGATCAGCAGTAAATACAGCCATCTTTTTATTAATTTTGGAATTTTTCCTAATGCAGGTGAAATCCCGTACATTTATGAACTTATGTGTCTGAATGACGACCAATATGCCTATATAACGATTGTCTGTAACTTTAACCTGGCCTATCAATTTGAAAATATCTCTCCGGAGCAGTCCATGCAATTTCTGAATAAAGCTATAGAAGCTGATGAAAAGACAGGCAAAATGTTATTATTACCTCACCTGTACCATCTAAAGGGAAAATTATATTTCAATGAAAAAAACTATAGTAAAGCTTTGATTTATTTTAATAAGGCTATGGAAGGTTATATCAGAAGAGGAAGAAAAGATGATACTGTGTATGTAGCCTCTATGTACAATAACATAAGTATGGTCTATCAAAAGGTGAACAATATAGAATTGGGTATCAAAAATGCACAGAAAGGCATTGATATTTTAAGGAAAAAGAAAAATCTTAATCAGGAAGAAGAATATTATATTCACTATTTCAGTGGTAATCTTGCTACTTATTTTATAGAGCAACAGGATTATTTAAAGGCAGAAAAATTATTAGCAGCAGAATTAGAGTTTTGTAAAGATCGAGAAGTTTATTATAAGGATGCTATTGCTTCTTCACGGCGTTTGATTGATATTTATACCATTACCGGAGAAAAACAGAAGCATAATGCCGTTATTAATTTCCTGATCAATCTGGAACCTAAAATAAAATCCATCCATTATAAAATAGCCACCAATGAGATTCTTCAGAGTTATTATCTGAAAATGGATGATCTTCAAAACTTAAAAATGGTTTCAAAAAGGATGGAATCTCTACAGCGTGAGCAGAATTCAATTTCTGAAAAGAAACTGCACAAGGTTTCTGATGCATTATATCAATATGTATTAAAAAAAATATACGAGGAATATGATCATAAAATGGATGACAACAAAAAGAGAAACTGGTTTCTTCTGGTCCTTGCATTATTTATCGTTTTATTCTTAATTTGGTTAATCTGGTATACTAAAAAGAAAAATAAAACAGAAAAAGAACTTCTGGAACAACAAAAGCTTCTACTGGAAGACAATAAAAAATTACTGGAAAAGGATGTACAGCTGCAAAAAGAAAAAAATAAAAATCTCCACTTAAGTCTTAATCTGAAAATTGAAACCGAAAAAGCTCTTCTTGAGAATCTGAAAAAGATAAGAAGAACAAAAAAAACCGATGTAGAAGAGAGTTTGAAGGAATTACAGTTCAAAATCAACAACCTGATCCAGATTGATAATAAAAACTATGATTTTATGAATGAAAGTTCGTTGGAAAACAAGCTCTTTACGGAAAAACTTTCTCATCAATTTCCTTGTCTTACAGAACAGGAACTTAATTTATGTGTTTATTTCAAGCTCAATCTTTCATCCAAAGAAGTTTCTTTGCTTGAAGGAATTACTTCGGGAAGTGTAAGGGTATACAAAACCAAAATCAAATCAAAAATTGGATTAGGAAAAGAACAAAAATTGGACGATTTTCTCAATACAATCTAA
- a CDS encoding transposase, translating into MNFKNIHIGSLISQRVAECGIEISRICNFMKLEEKEIKKMYQEKILDTKVLLKWSKLLEHDFFRIYSQHLILYAPPPHPQVLKVESQLPQFRKNIYTKEIIDFILAQIQSEEMSRNQVIEQYKIPKTTLYKWMARNKKQK; encoded by the coding sequence ATGAACTTTAAAAACATTCATATAGGATCCCTGATCAGTCAGAGAGTAGCAGAATGTGGAATAGAAATTTCCCGTATCTGTAACTTTATGAAGCTTGAAGAAAAAGAAATAAAAAAAATGTATCAGGAAAAAATCCTTGATACCAAAGTCCTTCTGAAATGGAGCAAACTTCTGGAGCATGATTTTTTCAGGATCTACTCCCAGCATCTTATTCTGTATGCTCCTCCCCCACATCCGCAGGTTCTAAAAGTGGAATCACAGCTGCCGCAATTCCGGAAAAATATATACACCAAAGAGATTATAGATTTCATTCTTGCACAGATTCAATCTGAAGAGATGAGCCGGAATCAGGTCATAGAACAATATAAAATACCCAAAACAACACTCTATAAATGGATGGCAAGAAACAAAAAACAGAAGTAA